A genomic window from Synergistaceae bacterium includes:
- a CDS encoding alpha/beta hydrolase fold domain-containing protein: MAGYIAGGKSGNYAPATPDYAFEDINAAVKLLRTRAKEFNIKPDKIGIVGFSAGALMAVYNAESAPDECKADFIASIYGQLVLRDMPDKLPPMFCAMSSDDELSGQSGFEVIQAWQKRGIVELHLYGKGGHNFGMGHEPFTNYLWPTEFLAWLRMLNIINFPANEARIKLNNGLNMPQFGLGTFRSSV, translated from the coding sequence ATGGCCGGTTATATCGCAGGAGGCAAGAGCGGAAATTATGCGCCCGCTACACCTGATTACGCCTTTGAAGATATTAACGCCGCTGTAAAATTATTACGTACACGAGCAAAAGAATTTAACATTAAGCCCGACAAAATCGGAATAGTCGGTTTCTCTGCCGGTGCTTTAATGGCCGTCTACAATGCAGAGAGCGCGCCGGATGAGTGCAAAGCTGATTTTATTGCTTCGATTTATGGTCAATTAGTTTTGCGTGATATGCCCGATAAATTACCGCCGATGTTTTGTGCGATGTCGTCAGATGATGAGCTTTCCGGCCAGAGCGGTTTTGAAGTGATTCAGGCTTGGCAGAAACGCGGAATTGTTGAGCTTCATTTATACGGTAAGGGCGGACATAATTTCGGGATGGGGCACGAGCCGTTTACAAATTATTTGTGGCCGACAGAATTTCTTGCGTGGCTGAGAATGTTAAATATTATAAATTTTCCCGCTAACGAGGCAAGAATCAAATTAAATAATGGTCTCAACATGCCGCAATTTGGACTCGGTACTTTCCGTTCAAGTGTC